In the Drosophila gunungcola strain Sukarami unplaced genomic scaffold, Dgunungcola_SK_2 000001F, whole genome shotgun sequence genome, one interval contains:
- the LOC128262329 gene encoding excitatory amino acid transporter 1 — MTRPKQDGNKFKSFMQENVLTMATVIGVFVGGLIGFIIKNSTGEWSKREIMYISFPGEIFLRMLKCLIVPLLVSSITSAIGGLDLSMSSKIATRAITYYFVTTISAVILGICLVTTLRPGQGAKIVETQTESIDKASKVLTPDTLMDLVRNMFTDNIIQSTMFQHRTEIYENTSISPAQPMENWEFKSAQREGSNVLGLVMFSVILGTTIGRMREKGQLLQDFFTTLSEAMMTITSWVIWISPLGVAFLIAAKIIEMDSIAATIQSLGWYFITVMIGLFLHGFGTIAVIFFLGTRRLPYRYIAKLSQVLATAFGTGSSSATMPLTIKCLDNMGIDPRVTRFVIPVGATINMDGTALYEAVAALFIAQYREMSYSFGTIVAVSITATAASIGAAGIPQAGLVTMVMVLDTVGLEPKDVSLIIAVDWLLDRFRTTINVMCDALGTILVNHLSKNDLASVDRLNAEPHELLELGPNGHEMKE; from the exons ATGACGCGACCCAAGCAGGATGGCAACAAGTTTAAGTCCTTCATGCAGGAGAACGTGCTCACCATGGCCACCGTTATCGGTGTGTTTGTGGGAGGACTCATCGGCTTTATCATCAAAAACAGCACGGGCGAGTGGTCTAAGAGGGAGATCATGTACATATCCTTTCCCGGCGAGATTTTCTTGCG AATGCTGAAATGTTTGATTGTCCCGCTTTTGGTGTCGTCAATCACCAGCGCTATTGGTGGCCTCGATCTAAGCATGTCCAGCAAGATTGCTACCAG AGCCATTACATACTACTTTGTGACCACCATTTCGGCCGTCATTCTGGGCATTTGTCTGGTGACCACACTGCGTCCCGGCCAGGGAGCCAAGATCGTGGAGACCCAGACGGAGAGCATCGACAAGGCCTCCAAGGTGCTCACCCCAGACACGCTGATGGATCTAGTGCG AAACATGTTCACGGACAACATCATTCAGTCCACCATGTTCCAG CACCGCACTGAGATCTATGAGAACACCAGCATTAGCCCTGCAC AACCCATGGAAAACTGGGAGTTCAAGTCGGCTCAACGAGAGGGCTCCAATGTCCTGGGCCTTGTGATGTTCAGTGTGATCCTTGGAACCACCATCGGAAGAATGCGGGAGAAGGGACAACTGTTGCAGGATTTCTTCACCACCCTGAGTGAAGCAATGATGACCATCACCTCATGGGTTATTTG GATTTCCCCACTGGGCGTGGCTTTCTTAATAGCCGCTAAGATCATTGAAATGGACTCCATAGCGGCGACAATACAATCCTTGGGATGGTATTTCATAACGGTCATGATAGGGCTATTTCTGCATGGTTTCG GCACCATTGCTGTGATCTTCTTCTTGGGTACTCGCCGCCTTCCGTACCGCTACATCGCCAAGCTGAGTCAGGTGCTGGCCACGGCTTTCGGAACTGGATCCAGCTCGGCCACCATGCCACTGACCATCAAGTGCCTGGACAACATGGGCATCGACCCGCGGGTCACTCGCTTCGTCATCCCCGTGGGCGCCACCATAAACATGGACGGAACGGCTCTCTACGAGGCTGTGGCGGCGCTGTTCATCGCCCAGTACCGTGAGATGAGCTACTCCTTCGGCACCATCGTGGCCGTCAGCATAACGGCCACGGCAGCCTCGATCGGAGCTGCAGGAATCCCGCAGGCCGGACTCGTCACCATGGTCATGGTGCTGGACACTGTGGGCTTGGAGCCGAAGGATGTGTCCCTCATCATAGCTGTCGACTGGTTACT GGACCGCTTCCGCACCACCATCAATGTGATGTGCGATGCCCTGGGCACTATTTTGGTTAATCATCTGTCGAAGAACGATCTGGCCAGCGTGGACAGG CTGAATGCCGAGCCCCATGA